Proteins from a single region of Flavobacteriales bacterium:
- the apaG gene encoding Co2+/Mg2+ efflux protein ApaG, with the protein MVTRITSGIKISVETQYKGRFVSSDGPLWVFHYHVTITNQGDRAVKLLRRQWNIWDSGAAPTEVEGDGVIGLQPEMSPGESHSYQSGCHLRSGIGYMRGAYRMRDLVTGNFFEVAIPLFQLIAPQRMN; encoded by the coding sequence GTGGTAACGCGAATTACATCGGGAATCAAGATCTCTGTAGAGACCCAATACAAAGGCCGCTTCGTGAGCTCGGACGGGCCCCTTTGGGTGTTTCATTACCACGTTACCATTACCAACCAAGGAGATCGTGCAGTGAAGTTGCTTCGCCGACAATGGAACATCTGGGACAGTGGTGCGGCACCGACCGAAGTGGAAGGCGACGGAGTTATTGGACTTCAGCCCGAGATGTCCCCGGGCGAGTCGCACAGTTATCAAAGTGGATGTCACTTGCGATCGGGAATTGGCTACATGCGCGGAGCCTATCGAATGAGAGATCTGGTGACCGGAAATTTTTTCGAAGTGGCCATCCCCCTCTTTCAACTGATCGCACCACAACGAATGAACTGA
- a CDS encoding DUF3667 domain-containing protein: MAKKNEELTILPDNRPALKGEECLNCGTPLEYKENYCHYCGQRNNQRRLSFWDVISESFKSYFSVDNRAIHSLIPLLTKPGKLTREFVEGKRQQYVHPIRIYLTISIVYFSLISLSNLLGRPELGLVRINENNKTTIRFDSSDQNFIIND, encoded by the coding sequence GTGGCAAAGAAGAACGAAGAACTCACGATTTTACCGGATAACCGGCCCGCTCTCAAAGGTGAGGAGTGCCTGAATTGCGGTACACCCCTCGAATACAAAGAGAACTATTGCCATTATTGCGGTCAACGGAACAACCAGCGCCGGCTGAGTTTTTGGGATGTCATTTCCGAGAGCTTTAAAAGCTACTTCTCAGTAGATAACCGGGCCATTCATTCCCTTATCCCGCTTCTCACAAAACCGGGAAAACTAACGCGCGAGTTCGTCGAGGGAAAACGACAACAGTACGTTCACCCGATTAGGATATACCTAACCATTTCAATCGTTTATTTCTCGCTCATTAGTTTGAGTAACCTCTTGGGCCGACCCGAGCTAGGCCTGGTGCGTATCAATGAAAACAACAAAACCACCATTCGGTTCGATAGCTCCGACCAAAACTTCATCATCAACGATTAG